A window of the Equus przewalskii isolate Varuska chromosome 10, EquPr2, whole genome shotgun sequence genome harbors these coding sequences:
- the CD300LG gene encoding CMRF35-like molecule 9 isoform X8, which produces MRPLVLLWGCLVLPGYGVLVGPKEISGFEGDTLSLQCTYGEELKKHKKYWCREGGLLISRCSGTIYAEEDGQERTAGRVSVWDSPEELTLTVTLRNLTLQDAGKYWCGVSRLGFDWSFLVSLRVLPGPCCLPSPTPSFQPLATRSLQPKAKTWQTQPPELRTSRPATQLDSTSAETSLVPSSRSSKSRVSIPMVRILAPVLVLLSLLLTAGLAALSRYLLRRRKEAQLAAETQRMEKVHLPHSPLENCWVQECAKINTAGPAGPRASPQPSSSPCRDIGCLSQTSEEAEASSRDPEGATIPGPPLHLSEEELDFSKFISV; this is translated from the exons ATGCGGCCCCTGGTCCTGCTGTGGGGCTGCCTCGTGCTCCCAG GTTATGGAGTCCTGGTGGGCCCGAAGGAGATCAGCGGATTTGAAGGTGACACCTTGTCCCTGCAGTGCACCTACGGGGAGGAGCTGAAGAAGCACAAGAAATACTGGTGCAGGGAGGGCGGTCTCCTGATCTCCCGCTGCTCAGGCACTATCTATGCGGAAGAAGACGGCCAAGAGAGGACGGCAGGCAGGGTGTCCGTCTGGGACAGCCCCGAGGAGCTCACGCTCACCGTGACCCTGAGGAACCTCACCCTGCAGGACGCCGGGAAGTACTGGTGTGGGGTCTCAAGACTGGGCTTTGACTGGAGTTTCTTGGTGTCTCTGCGCGTCCTTCCAG gTCCCTGCTGTCTTCCCTCCCCCACGCCCTCCTTCCAGCCTCTTGCCACAAGGAGCCTCCAGCCCAAGGCAAAAACTTGGCAAACGCAGCCCCCAGAATTGA GGACCTCCCGCCCAGCCACGCAGCTGGACTCCACCTCGGCAGAGACCAGTCTTGTCCCCAGCAGCCGCAGCTCCAAGTCCAG GGTGTCCATCCCCATGGTCCGCATCTTGGCCCCGGTCCTGGTGCTGCTGAGCCTTCTGCTGACCGCAGGCCTGGCTGCCCTCAGCAGGTACCTGCTCCGGCGGAGGAAGGAAG CTCAACTGGCCGCCGAGACACAGAGGATGGAGAAGGTGCACCTCCCACACTCG CCGCTGGAGAACTGCTGGGTCCAGGAGTGCGCCAAGATCAACACTGCAGGGCCTGCTGGGCCTcgagccagcccccagccctcctccagtCCCTGCAGGGACATCGGGTGCCTAAGCCAG ACTTCAGAGGAAGCTGAAGCCTCTTCCCGGGACCCAGAGGGGGCCACGATCCCAGGGCCTCCCCTCCACTTGTCTGAGGAGGAGCTTGACTTCTCTAAGTTCATCTCGGTCTAG
- the CD300LG gene encoding CMRF35-like molecule 9 isoform X10: MALTSWSWTLSPGTGGSDGLGHLLKVTQEAAELESRPSLCPVCSPWGLRGERRGWALGSGLWTGPCHPALPTPWLLKELSPSRGLGASPGLHPTVTTAKQKTGAEASPFTGTSASRHTQASPYAGTAPYAGTSPHAVTSPFTGTPPHEATSPHAGTSRPATQLDSTSAETSLVPSSRSSKSRVSIPMVRILAPVLVLLSLLLTAGLAALSRYLLRRRKEAQLAAETQRMEKVHLPHSPLENCWVQECAKINTAGPAGPRASPQPSSSPCRDIGCLSQTSEEAEASSRDPEGATIPGPPLHLSEEELDFSKFISV; this comes from the exons ATGGCCCTCACATCCTGGAGCTGGACTCTCAGCCCAGGAACCGGAGGCTCAGACGGGTTGGgccacttgctcaaggtcacacaggaagcagcagagctAGAAAGTAGACCCAGCCTGTGCCCTGTGTGCTCCCCCTGGGGtctgaggggagagaggagaggctgggccttgggctctgggctctggacTGGTCCCTGCCACCCTGCCCTGCCGACCCCATGGCTGTTGAAGGAGCTCAGCCCTTCCCGAGGCCTAGGTG CTTCTCCTGGTCTCCACCCGACAGTCACCACAGCCAAGCAGAAGACAGGGGCCGAGGCCTCTCCGTTCACAGGGACCTCCGCGTCCAGGCACACGCAAGCCTCCCCGTACGCGGGAACCGCTCCGTACGCAGGGACCTCTCCTCACGCAGTGACCTCTCCGTTCACGGGGACCCCTCCTCACGAAGCCACCTCTCCTCATGCAGGGACCTCCCGCCCAGCCACGCAGCTGGACTCCACCTCGGCAGAGACCAGTCTTGTCCCCAGCAGCCGCAGCTCCAAGTCCAG GGTGTCCATCCCCATGGTCCGCATCTTGGCCCCGGTCCTGGTGCTGCTGAGCCTTCTGCTGACCGCAGGCCTGGCTGCCCTCAGCAGGTACCTGCTCCGGCGGAGGAAGGAAG CTCAACTGGCCGCCGAGACACAGAGGATGGAGAAGGTGCACCTCCCACACTCG CCGCTGGAGAACTGCTGGGTCCAGGAGTGCGCCAAGATCAACACTGCAGGGCCTGCTGGGCCTcgagccagcccccagccctcctccagtCCCTGCAGGGACATCGGGTGCCTAAGCCAG ACTTCAGAGGAAGCTGAAGCCTCTTCCCGGGACCCAGAGGGGGCCACGATCCCAGGGCCTCCCCTCCACTTGTCTGAGGAGGAGCTTGACTTCTCTAAGTTCATCTCGGTCTAG
- the CD300LG gene encoding CMRF35-like molecule 9 isoform X7: protein MRPLVLLWGCLVLPGYGVLVGPKEISGFEGDTLSLQCTYGEELKKHKKYWCREGGLLISRCSGTIYAEEDGQERTAGRVSVWDSPEELTLTVTLRNLTLQDAGKYWCGVSRLGFDWSFLVSLRVLPGPCCLPSPTPSFQPLATRSLQPKAKTWQTQPPELITTAKQKTGAEASPFTGTSASRHTQASPYAGTAPYAGTSPHAVTSPFTGTPPHEATSPHAGTSRPATQLDSTSAETSLVPSSRSSKSRVSIPMVRILAPVLVLLSLLLTAGLAALSRYLLRRRKEAQLAAETQRMEKVHLPHSTSEEAEASSRDPEGATIPGPPLHLSEEELDFSKFISV from the exons ATGCGGCCCCTGGTCCTGCTGTGGGGCTGCCTCGTGCTCCCAG GTTATGGAGTCCTGGTGGGCCCGAAGGAGATCAGCGGATTTGAAGGTGACACCTTGTCCCTGCAGTGCACCTACGGGGAGGAGCTGAAGAAGCACAAGAAATACTGGTGCAGGGAGGGCGGTCTCCTGATCTCCCGCTGCTCAGGCACTATCTATGCGGAAGAAGACGGCCAAGAGAGGACGGCAGGCAGGGTGTCCGTCTGGGACAGCCCCGAGGAGCTCACGCTCACCGTGACCCTGAGGAACCTCACCCTGCAGGACGCCGGGAAGTACTGGTGTGGGGTCTCAAGACTGGGCTTTGACTGGAGTTTCTTGGTGTCTCTGCGCGTCCTTCCAG gTCCCTGCTGTCTTCCCTCCCCCACGCCCTCCTTCCAGCCTCTTGCCACAAGGAGCCTCCAGCCCAAGGCAAAAACTTGGCAAACGCAGCCCCCAGAATTGA TCACCACAGCCAAGCAGAAGACAGGGGCCGAGGCCTCTCCGTTCACAGGGACCTCCGCGTCCAGGCACACGCAAGCCTCCCCGTACGCGGGAACCGCTCCGTACGCAGGGACCTCTCCTCACGCAGTGACCTCTCCGTTCACGGGGACCCCTCCTCACGAAGCCACCTCTCCTCATGCAGGGACCTCCCGCCCAGCCACGCAGCTGGACTCCACCTCGGCAGAGACCAGTCTTGTCCCCAGCAGCCGCAGCTCCAAGTCCAG GGTGTCCATCCCCATGGTCCGCATCTTGGCCCCGGTCCTGGTGCTGCTGAGCCTTCTGCTGACCGCAGGCCTGGCTGCCCTCAGCAGGTACCTGCTCCGGCGGAGGAAGGAAG CTCAACTGGCCGCCGAGACACAGAGGATGGAGAAGGTGCACCTCCCACACTCG ACTTCAGAGGAAGCTGAAGCCTCTTCCCGGGACCCAGAGGGGGCCACGATCCCAGGGCCTCCCCTCCACTTGTCTGAGGAGGAGCTTGACTTCTCTAAGTTCATCTCGGTCTAG
- the CD300LG gene encoding CMRF35-like molecule 9 isoform X2 — translation MRPLVLLWGCLVLPGYGVLVGPKEISGFEGDTLSLQCTYGEELKKHKKYWCREGGLLISRCSGTIYAEEDGQERTAGRVSVWDSPEELTLTVTLRNLTLQDAGKYWCGVSRLGFDWSFLVSLRVLPGPCCLPSPTPSFQPLATRSLQPKAKTWQTQPPELITTAKQKTGAEASPFTGTSASRHTQASPYAGTAPYAGTSPHAVTSPFTGTPPHEATSPHAGTSRPATQLDSTSAETSLVPSSRSSKSRVSIPMVRILAPVLVLLSLLLTAGLAALSRYLLRRRKEAQLAAETQRMEKVHLPHSPLENCWVQECAKINTAGPAGPRASPQPSSSPCRDIGCLSQTSEEAEASSRDPEGATIPGPPLHLSEEELDFSKFISV, via the exons ATGCGGCCCCTGGTCCTGCTGTGGGGCTGCCTCGTGCTCCCAG GTTATGGAGTCCTGGTGGGCCCGAAGGAGATCAGCGGATTTGAAGGTGACACCTTGTCCCTGCAGTGCACCTACGGGGAGGAGCTGAAGAAGCACAAGAAATACTGGTGCAGGGAGGGCGGTCTCCTGATCTCCCGCTGCTCAGGCACTATCTATGCGGAAGAAGACGGCCAAGAGAGGACGGCAGGCAGGGTGTCCGTCTGGGACAGCCCCGAGGAGCTCACGCTCACCGTGACCCTGAGGAACCTCACCCTGCAGGACGCCGGGAAGTACTGGTGTGGGGTCTCAAGACTGGGCTTTGACTGGAGTTTCTTGGTGTCTCTGCGCGTCCTTCCAG gTCCCTGCTGTCTTCCCTCCCCCACGCCCTCCTTCCAGCCTCTTGCCACAAGGAGCCTCCAGCCCAAGGCAAAAACTTGGCAAACGCAGCCCCCAGAATTGA TCACCACAGCCAAGCAGAAGACAGGGGCCGAGGCCTCTCCGTTCACAGGGACCTCCGCGTCCAGGCACACGCAAGCCTCCCCGTACGCGGGAACCGCTCCGTACGCAGGGACCTCTCCTCACGCAGTGACCTCTCCGTTCACGGGGACCCCTCCTCACGAAGCCACCTCTCCTCATGCAGGGACCTCCCGCCCAGCCACGCAGCTGGACTCCACCTCGGCAGAGACCAGTCTTGTCCCCAGCAGCCGCAGCTCCAAGTCCAG GGTGTCCATCCCCATGGTCCGCATCTTGGCCCCGGTCCTGGTGCTGCTGAGCCTTCTGCTGACCGCAGGCCTGGCTGCCCTCAGCAGGTACCTGCTCCGGCGGAGGAAGGAAG CTCAACTGGCCGCCGAGACACAGAGGATGGAGAAGGTGCACCTCCCACACTCG CCGCTGGAGAACTGCTGGGTCCAGGAGTGCGCCAAGATCAACACTGCAGGGCCTGCTGGGCCTcgagccagcccccagccctcctccagtCCCTGCAGGGACATCGGGTGCCTAAGCCAG ACTTCAGAGGAAGCTGAAGCCTCTTCCCGGGACCCAGAGGGGGCCACGATCCCAGGGCCTCCCCTCCACTTGTCTGAGGAGGAGCTTGACTTCTCTAAGTTCATCTCGGTCTAG